The following nucleotide sequence is from Echeneis naucrates chromosome 17, fEcheNa1.1, whole genome shotgun sequence.
ACGAGGAAGGCGAGAACCTGGACGCTGTGTGGAAAGGCTTGACAGCTCTGAGCGGCGTTTACTTCATGTTTCTCATCGAACACTTCCTGACACTGGGAAAAATGTACAAGGACAAGAAACAAAAGGTCAGGGATTCATCAGGTGGTTTAATATACAGGCAGGAATAAATAATCaccaagaaaatattttagGTTTTTACGAAATAAAATAGAACTGCACAATTGATCAAAACGTAGTCAGCATTGTTCCAAATTACAGgagctgcatttatttttggtaAAGGCTCATAAAAATTATTCCAATCCCtcgagaaaaaaaatctgtttaaatCACAGTAATTATGTTGTatgctgttggttttttttactacagactgacaaatgaagaaaaagtctCACTAATATAACAATCATGTATGAAAAAACTACCATTGACCATCTTTGTTAATTAAAACTAAACAGGATGTTGTTGCGTTCAAACAGGTCCAGAAGAAATGGGATCAGAATGACAAAACAGATCCAGAGAAGCAACCTGCGCTGGAGGAGACCGACCTGAAGCCGGCTGAAGGTAAAGCACAAAGTCACcatcaacagcaacacaacaaatctTACCTGTGCAGATTAATGTGAtgctcattttgtctttctgtaGAAGTGGAGACGAACGGTGCCGGTGTGTTTGGCGACCACTCCAGCAGTCTGCATGGCGGCGGCgtggcagaggaggagcaggtgatGCTGGCGCCGCACGTGTCCGTGGTCTCGCCGCAGGGCTACAGCCGAGCCTCAGGCGCCACCGCCTACACCGCAGAGGACTGCGAGAACAAATGCCACTCCCACTTCCACGACACAGTGGGCCAGGCTGACAGCatgcaccaccaccaccatgacTACCACCACATCCTGCATCACCACCACTCCCAGAACCACCACCCACACAGCCACTCCCACTCCTACTCCGAGCAGCACTTCCAGCAGGCCGGCGTGGCCACGCTCGCCTGGATGGTCATCATGGGGGACGGGCTGCACAACTTCAGCGACGGCCTGGCCATCGGTGAGTGGGTGTGACTGACAGGGATGGAGGTTGGTGTCGCTGGTCCTCATTAGATGTGGACGAGGAGCAGTTTCCTCCCAGGAAACGTTATCACATCAGCACAGGAAGTGACCCAGCAGCTACTTCCCTCCGCCCCATGCAGCAACAACTGTGTAACACCAGCGGATGTTAGTTTAGAAATGGTGTCTTAGATCACCAACAGCCAACCCCCAGCACAATGCAAAtgccacagaaacaaaaacaaacaggtccTCCCTGACTGTAACAAATGGAAGCAGAGGAAAGACTCACTGTTGGTCATTAGAGGAGTtgcagtgtttcagtgtttgctttgGGTTATTTCAGAGATgtgtaaagaaatgttttatcaACAGATTCCATTTATTGTGTCGTGTTTTTCCAGGAGCCGCGTTCACCGAGGGTCTGTCCAGTGGCCTCAGTACATCCGTGGCTGTGTTCTGCCACGAGCTGCCTCACGAGTTGGGTAAGAGTAGTGATCCAATCTGAGTCTGTCAGAGGTTCATTTGGACAAATCTGTCAGCACAGTGTTTCTTCACGTTGAGCTGCCTGTGGATGTGACAGTGTAGGATTTCTCCCAGGCGACTTTGCGGTGCTGCTGAAGGCGGGCATGACGGTGCGCCAGGCCATCCTGTATAACGTGCTGTCAGCCATGATGGCGTACCTCGGCATGGTGACCGGCATCCTGATCGGACATTATGCAGAAAACATCTCCATGTGGATATTCGCTCTCACAGCCGGCCTCTTCATGTACGTGGCCCTGGTGGACATGGTGAGtcgcactcaaacacacacaccactaaaGCTGGACTGAACCGGGTGAACTGTATTAAAGAAGCATTGACTTCCTTCTGTAGCTCCTTACCACCTCACCTCACTTCCTTATGTCCATCCTTACTTGCATCCTTGTttcctgattttatttcatgtttgtatttttctttcagggGGAAATTCAAATGATTAGCATAATAGTTGGTAAATACGAATAATTAGTAAAAACACTTAATGAAGTCCAGCTCATGTCTGATGTCTGGAGACTCTGATGAGTTGTGGGGattgaactgtgtgtttgtggtggtcCAGTCGGCAGCATCTGTTCTGTGGACCTGACAGGACTCTGAGCTGAGAGCTGCAGCCTTCAGGACCAGATGGtcccttcacacacactcttggTCTCTGCACCACAAACAGCTGAGCTGTCACGTACAGCTCACTCCTCAGTGGACTAGTTGTCCCTGAGTCTGTCTGGACTGCCACAACCACACTCaataaagtcaaattatttACAATTCATTAAATTGAAATGTGCAGTGGTGGTAACACTCGTCTCACTGTTGTGTGTCCTCTTTGTCCCGCCAGGTGCCTGAGATGTTGCACAATGACGCCGGGGACCACGGCTTCAGCCACTGGGgcttcttcctgctgcagaacgCCGGCATCTTGCTGGGCTTCTGCATCATGCTGCTAATCGCCATCTTTGAGCACAAAATCCAGCTGGACCTGGGATACTGAAGGCGTCCTGTGTATTCCTGTGTCTGCGTCAGACgtgcagtgtgtttttatttgttgtcttAGACAAAGTGAGTCAGTCTtcttcatttagtttttgttttcttatcgTATAGAAATTCCAAACAGGTCTTTGTTATTCTCAGCACAGTGCAGCTCATTTGATCAGTGTttacttcagtgtgtgttttttttttttgtttttttaagccaacAAACGtgaaagcagcaggagagaaatgctgtttatttgttttgtttttttatctaatGTGTTACAGTGAAGGATGAATGACTCAAAGTGCCATAGAAGACCCACAATGGATCGGGTCCAGGTCTGGGTCTGAGGTGGGTTCTGGTCTACAGTCCGTTTTCTACCTGCAGTAGATTCTGTTCACAGACTTCAGGAACACTTCACACTGTACACACCATCCTGGAGCTGGATCTACTGCAGGTAGCACAGTGGACCGGCACCCATCTCAGGTCCTGTCAGATCCGCTGTATATGGTGTAATATTCACAATCAGTCGTTTTGAGTAATGTTACAAAGAGCAGCTGctccaacaaaacacaacattttcaaaggtccaaatgtgaaaaaaggaaatatttttgcatGGAGAAGCAATTAGTGATGTTTCTGTTGACGATGCTCTGATTGGACAAGCTGCGTCTGTGTTAGTTGTTGTGATAGTCCAGACAAGCTGTGAACTTGGATGGGAGATGTTCTGTCATTTTAAGTCCGTCCATGAACTGAACTTGATGGGGGAGGGGCTTTGGCAGTGCAGGGGGTGGGGCCTTAGGTCACATCAGCTTCTGTTTCTCTGGCTCTTAACCATCAAtgctcatgttttgtttttcaaaatagcACTTGAACCCAACGAGTGATGGAAGTGAAGTTATTCCTTAGATGCTGGAtgattgacctttgacctcagtgttggctttGAGCTGCAGATGATCATGAACAGTTTGAGGGTTTAATTTTCCaccatgttctttttttctcctgatgttTAGGTCAAAGTTTGCTCCGTTTGGACAAACTCACTGTGTATATGACGCACACTGTATTAGACAATATCTGTATATTTATGaacaagtttgtgtttttgtagtttCACTTGGACTGTAGTTTTATTCATTGCTGTTTCTTGTGACGGATGTtaagaagctaaaaaaaaaaccaatgaTTCATGAGGAAGAGATTAAGTGTGTGGCTCAGGTGCTTTGCCCCGATGATGGCAGGCAGACACcgctcagctctgcagcaaacaGTCCGTCTGGAAACGAGTTCCTGCAGAAAGACGAACCAACAATGACTCCACTGATTTAATGTCTCATCTGTCAGGAGCTTTCTAACTTTGTAAAGCATGGAAAATATTTACAGGCTCACACCAGGCTCAGAAATGTTATTATCGTGTTGTGATGCTGGTGGACTCTTTGGTTCCCAAACGTGTTGACAGACTAAAGAAGCCTGTTGGAACAGTTAGTCTTTTTATGTTCCACATCATTTGGTGAATGAAGACAacctttttattctttaacaCCTTCAGACGAACCAAAGACTCTCtcagagaagaagaggcagttttgctgcagagctgtttaAACACTTTGTTAGTTTGTGGCCTTCTGGCAGCTTTGACGTCGACTCTGTTCACTGACATTCCTGAATGACAATAAACCAGAACTCACAACTCCGTCTGAAGCCCCTTGTCCTTCCCTCAGGCTGTCTCCGAGTCTTAAAGCTTCATTCTCTCTAATGAGCATCGGGGGGCGTGTTGAAACCTATGGGAAAATTCCCCTCGGtttggtgtgatttttttttttgtttttgttgtcacgTTGAAGGGTTGAAAAAGAGACCAAATATGAAGCCCATCCGATTCCACCTGTATGTGAACCTTAAATGGTAAAAACACGGCCCCTGATGACAGATCatatcattaatatttttaagctttatttattcattcaggtGAATCCCACTGAGAAAGGAGCCTCGCCTTGAATGAATGTGGATGAAAAACCATCATAaaaccaatcaatcaatattCATTCAAAGTATTTTAGATCTCAGTATATTATAGTTTCTTCTGCACCCAGATGACCATGACGCCTGGCTGAGGATCAGATCCTGGAACAAAGACTCAATATGATCCCTGAGATTTGGGAAAATCAACTTTATTGATGCTGTGAAGCTTCAGTTTGTTCTGTTAAATGACTTTAGTTCAGTGATTTCATGAACtcattcactttatttacacaaccattttgtttcagctcagctCTTTCTTTACACTTCAACATTCAGGACAcacagaagtttgttttcaaggtcaaactaacagcatgaggagcggtgatctcctccacagctccagctccacctgaacacactcagacatcaacacaacaagagatgagagcaggtcAAAGTGCTGACAAtgactcagcaacacacagacacactgaatacattcaggaactaaaagacacatttaactcacTAATGTCTACTTCAGTTCacaaaactcagctgtgtctccgGTGGAGTAAAGTCCAAGTCCAGCATGTAGAGGCTGactgaatgtggtctggactctgtggaggagagtcatggtttcagagacgctgtagaaggacagaatacctgctctgtgatccaggtacactccgactctggaggacggaggacctgagactgGAGTCTGGATTCTGTTGAACCagaatgtaaaactgttttggtcACAGTCTAAAGACCAAGATTTGTTATTGAATCCAAATCCACATTCTTTAGACCCccctgctctgctgatattcttgtatgCAACAGCTATAAaaactctctctcctccccactccacctcccagtaacaacgtccagtcagactctctctgctcaggacctgacACCAGCCaatgaatctgtctggatgatcaggataaGACTGATCTTTAGTCATTCgtgtaacttttctgtttccttcagataataacagatatctgtttactgtgtttggatccagagtgatttcctgtgaatattttaagaactcagttctggtctttggttctggttctgacagtgaaacatccacttcagtcactgtcagtgagacgtttgtccatttctgtgtcagaacgtcctgtagctgatctctgagctctgacacagctgctgtcacatcctcaaagtatctcagaggacggatgttgatgctggatgagtctgtagcttcactgagagctgacactgaggggtagttgtgtagaaactgggtgtgatcctctgtgtgtgagagcagcttcagctcagcgtctttcctcttcagctcagtgatctcctgctccagcttctcctgaagctctttgactcgactcacttcagtttcctgctgagatctgatctgctgcttcacatcagaccttcttctctcca
It contains:
- the LOC115057929 gene encoding tripartite motif-containing protein 16-like, which produces MEQKGVHLETISCSICLDLLKDPVTTTCGHSYCMNCIKSHWDGEDEKKIYSCPQCREAFIPRPVLEKSTMLAVLVEQLKKTGLQAAPADHCYAGPEDVACDFCTGRKLKAVKSCLVCLASYCDKHLQPHYDVAPLKKHKLVEPSEKLQENICSRHDEVMKMFCRTDQQCICYLCSVDEHKGHDTVSAAAERTERQRELELSRQQIQQRIQDRDKDVKLLQQEVEAINGSADKAVEDTEKIFTQLIRLMERRRSDVKQQIRSQQETEVSRVKELQEKLEQEITELKRKDAELKLLSHTEDHTQFLHNYPSVSALSEATDSSSINIRPLRYFEDVTAAVSELRDQLQDVLTQKWTNVSLTVTEVDVSLSEPEPKTRTEFLKYSQEITLDPNTVNRYLLLSEGNRKVTRMTKDQSYPDHPDRFIGWCQVLSRESLTGRCYWEVEWGGERVFIAVAYKNISRAGGSKECGFGFNNKSWSLDCDQNSFTFWFNRIQTPVSGPPSSRVGVYLDHRAGILSFYSVSETMTLLHRVQTTFSQPLHAGLGLYSTGDTAEFCELK